The Lycium barbarum isolate Lr01 chromosome 9, ASM1917538v2, whole genome shotgun sequence genome has a segment encoding these proteins:
- the LOC132610506 gene encoding rab GTPase-activating protein 22-like isoform X3 translates to MKNLSSEELDSYYPVRPECLADVPKTRFKARVGKTLSERRWKAAFSKEGYLDIAGVLRRIQRGGIHPSIKGAAWEFLLGCFDPESTFEERNQLRQQRREQYAAWKSECQKIVPVIGSGKFITSAIVSDDGQPIASDDGQPIEYAASTSNSQANNDAMPADNGDYDKKMLQWKLSLHQIGLDVVRTDRTLVFYENEANQAKLWDVLAVYAWMDKDIGYVQGMSDICSPMVILIENEADAYWCFERAMRRLRENFKCSTNSIGVQSQLSTLAQIVKTVDPKLHQHLEELDGGEYLFAFRMLMVLFRREFSFVDSLYLWEVMWAMEYNPNIYSSYDDKRQPLLSELLYDDKPNDKHKLKEYGKFERNNLKTGAAEQNSALAVFLVASVLETKHRQLMKEAKGLDDVVQILGEISGNLDARKALDEALKVHKKYLKQAKKS, encoded by the exons ATGAAGAATTTGTCATCAGAGGAGTTAGATTCATATTATCCTGTTAGGCCTGAATGCCTAGCTGATGTTCCCAAGACCCGCTTTAAAGCAAGG GTAGGAAAAACTCTTAGTGAAAGAAGATGGAAAGCTGCATTCTCTAAAGAGGGTTATTTGGATATAGCTGGTGTTCTTCGTAGAATACAACGAGGG GGGATTCATCCATCAATTAAAGGGGCAGCCTGGGAGTTCCTGTTGGGTTGTTTTGACCCTGAAAGCACATTTGAGGAAAGAAATCAGCTTAGACAACAAAGAAG GGAGCAGTATGCTGCATGGAAATCTGAATGTCAAAAGATAGTGCCTGTTATCGGCAGTGGAAAATTCATCACTAGTGCCATAGTCTCTGATGATGGGCAACCTATAGCATCTGATGATGGACAACCTATAGAGTATGCAGCTAGTACCAGTAATTCACAAGCTAATAATGATGCCATGCCAGCTGATAATGGTGATTATGACAAGAAAATGCTTCAGTGGAAGCTTAGCTTGCATCAAATTG GTTTGGATGTTGTTCGAACGGATCGTACTCTTGTATTTTACGAGAATGAAGCTAATCAGGCAAAACTTTGGGACGTACTTGCTGTCTATGCCTGGATGGATAAAGATATTGGTTATGTTCAAG GAATGAGTGATATTTGCTCTCCAATGGTGATTCTAATTGAAAATGAAGCAGATGCATACTGGTGCTTTGAACGTGCAATGCGTCGATTG CGAGAGAATTTCAAGTGTAGCACAAATTCTATTGGAGTGCAATCTCAGCTAAGTACTTTAGCACAAATTGTTAAAACCGTCGATCCAAAGCTTCATCAACACCTGG AGGAGCTAGATGGTGGCGAATATCTGTTTGCATTTCGCATGCTGATGGTACTTTTCCGCAGGGAGTTCTCGTTCGTTGATTCCCTCTATCTTTGGGAG GTGATGTGGGCCATGGAATACAATCCAAACATATATTCATCATATGATGACAAAAGGCAACCCCTTCTTTCTGAATTGTTGTATGATGATAAACCGAATGATAAGCATAAACTAAAGGAATATGGGAAGTTTGAAAGGAACAATTTGAAAACTGGTGCGGCAGAACAGAACAGTGCTCTTGCTGTTTTCCTGGTTGCAAGTGTTCTAGAGACCAAACATAGGCAACTTATGAAAGAGGCAAAGGGCCTAGATGATGTTGTACAG ATCTTGGGTGAAATATCTGGGAATTTGGATGCTAGAAAAGCATTAGATGAGGCATTGAAGGTTCATAAGAAGTACTTGAAACAG GCTAAAAAATCGTAG
- the LOC132610506 gene encoding rab GTPase-activating protein 22-like isoform X1 yields the protein MGNSNSIAFMKDGGGGAMKNLSSEELDSYYPVRPECLADVPKTRFKARVGKTLSERRWKAAFSKEGYLDIAGVLRRIQRGGIHPSIKGAAWEFLLGCFDPESTFEERNQLRQQRREQYAAWKSECQKIVPVIGSGKFITSAIVSDDGQPIASDDGQPIEYAASTSNSQANNDAMPADNGDYDKKMLQWKLSLHQIGLDVVRTDRTLVFYENEANQAKLWDVLAVYAWMDKDIGYVQGMSDICSPMVILIENEADAYWCFERAMRRLRENFKCSTNSIGVQSQLSTLAQIVKTVDPKLHQHLEELDGGEYLFAFRMLMVLFRREFSFVDSLYLWEVMWAMEYNPNIYSSYDDKRQPLLSELLYDDKPNDKHKLKEYGKFERNNLKTGAAEQNSALAVFLVASVLETKHRQLMKEAKGLDDVVQILGEISGNLDARKALDEALKVHKKYLKQAKKS from the exons ATGGGTAATTCTAATTCTATTGCCTTCATGAAAGATG GGGGTGGTGGTGCTATGAAGAATTTGTCATCAGAGGAGTTAGATTCATATTATCCTGTTAGGCCTGAATGCCTAGCTGATGTTCCCAAGACCCGCTTTAAAGCAAGG GTAGGAAAAACTCTTAGTGAAAGAAGATGGAAAGCTGCATTCTCTAAAGAGGGTTATTTGGATATAGCTGGTGTTCTTCGTAGAATACAACGAGGG GGGATTCATCCATCAATTAAAGGGGCAGCCTGGGAGTTCCTGTTGGGTTGTTTTGACCCTGAAAGCACATTTGAGGAAAGAAATCAGCTTAGACAACAAAGAAG GGAGCAGTATGCTGCATGGAAATCTGAATGTCAAAAGATAGTGCCTGTTATCGGCAGTGGAAAATTCATCACTAGTGCCATAGTCTCTGATGATGGGCAACCTATAGCATCTGATGATGGACAACCTATAGAGTATGCAGCTAGTACCAGTAATTCACAAGCTAATAATGATGCCATGCCAGCTGATAATGGTGATTATGACAAGAAAATGCTTCAGTGGAAGCTTAGCTTGCATCAAATTG GTTTGGATGTTGTTCGAACGGATCGTACTCTTGTATTTTACGAGAATGAAGCTAATCAGGCAAAACTTTGGGACGTACTTGCTGTCTATGCCTGGATGGATAAAGATATTGGTTATGTTCAAG GAATGAGTGATATTTGCTCTCCAATGGTGATTCTAATTGAAAATGAAGCAGATGCATACTGGTGCTTTGAACGTGCAATGCGTCGATTG CGAGAGAATTTCAAGTGTAGCACAAATTCTATTGGAGTGCAATCTCAGCTAAGTACTTTAGCACAAATTGTTAAAACCGTCGATCCAAAGCTTCATCAACACCTGG AGGAGCTAGATGGTGGCGAATATCTGTTTGCATTTCGCATGCTGATGGTACTTTTCCGCAGGGAGTTCTCGTTCGTTGATTCCCTCTATCTTTGGGAG GTGATGTGGGCCATGGAATACAATCCAAACATATATTCATCATATGATGACAAAAGGCAACCCCTTCTTTCTGAATTGTTGTATGATGATAAACCGAATGATAAGCATAAACTAAAGGAATATGGGAAGTTTGAAAGGAACAATTTGAAAACTGGTGCGGCAGAACAGAACAGTGCTCTTGCTGTTTTCCTGGTTGCAAGTGTTCTAGAGACCAAACATAGGCAACTTATGAAAGAGGCAAAGGGCCTAGATGATGTTGTACAG ATCTTGGGTGAAATATCTGGGAATTTGGATGCTAGAAAAGCATTAGATGAGGCATTGAAGGTTCATAAGAAGTACTTGAAACAG GCTAAAAAATCGTAG
- the LOC132610506 gene encoding rab GTPase-activating protein 22-like isoform X2, whose protein sequence is MGGGGAMKNLSSEELDSYYPVRPECLADVPKTRFKARVGKTLSERRWKAAFSKEGYLDIAGVLRRIQRGGIHPSIKGAAWEFLLGCFDPESTFEERNQLRQQRREQYAAWKSECQKIVPVIGSGKFITSAIVSDDGQPIASDDGQPIEYAASTSNSQANNDAMPADNGDYDKKMLQWKLSLHQIGLDVVRTDRTLVFYENEANQAKLWDVLAVYAWMDKDIGYVQGMSDICSPMVILIENEADAYWCFERAMRRLRENFKCSTNSIGVQSQLSTLAQIVKTVDPKLHQHLEELDGGEYLFAFRMLMVLFRREFSFVDSLYLWEVMWAMEYNPNIYSSYDDKRQPLLSELLYDDKPNDKHKLKEYGKFERNNLKTGAAEQNSALAVFLVASVLETKHRQLMKEAKGLDDVVQILGEISGNLDARKALDEALKVHKKYLKQAKKS, encoded by the exons ATGG GGGGTGGTGGTGCTATGAAGAATTTGTCATCAGAGGAGTTAGATTCATATTATCCTGTTAGGCCTGAATGCCTAGCTGATGTTCCCAAGACCCGCTTTAAAGCAAGG GTAGGAAAAACTCTTAGTGAAAGAAGATGGAAAGCTGCATTCTCTAAAGAGGGTTATTTGGATATAGCTGGTGTTCTTCGTAGAATACAACGAGGG GGGATTCATCCATCAATTAAAGGGGCAGCCTGGGAGTTCCTGTTGGGTTGTTTTGACCCTGAAAGCACATTTGAGGAAAGAAATCAGCTTAGACAACAAAGAAG GGAGCAGTATGCTGCATGGAAATCTGAATGTCAAAAGATAGTGCCTGTTATCGGCAGTGGAAAATTCATCACTAGTGCCATAGTCTCTGATGATGGGCAACCTATAGCATCTGATGATGGACAACCTATAGAGTATGCAGCTAGTACCAGTAATTCACAAGCTAATAATGATGCCATGCCAGCTGATAATGGTGATTATGACAAGAAAATGCTTCAGTGGAAGCTTAGCTTGCATCAAATTG GTTTGGATGTTGTTCGAACGGATCGTACTCTTGTATTTTACGAGAATGAAGCTAATCAGGCAAAACTTTGGGACGTACTTGCTGTCTATGCCTGGATGGATAAAGATATTGGTTATGTTCAAG GAATGAGTGATATTTGCTCTCCAATGGTGATTCTAATTGAAAATGAAGCAGATGCATACTGGTGCTTTGAACGTGCAATGCGTCGATTG CGAGAGAATTTCAAGTGTAGCACAAATTCTATTGGAGTGCAATCTCAGCTAAGTACTTTAGCACAAATTGTTAAAACCGTCGATCCAAAGCTTCATCAACACCTGG AGGAGCTAGATGGTGGCGAATATCTGTTTGCATTTCGCATGCTGATGGTACTTTTCCGCAGGGAGTTCTCGTTCGTTGATTCCCTCTATCTTTGGGAG GTGATGTGGGCCATGGAATACAATCCAAACATATATTCATCATATGATGACAAAAGGCAACCCCTTCTTTCTGAATTGTTGTATGATGATAAACCGAATGATAAGCATAAACTAAAGGAATATGGGAAGTTTGAAAGGAACAATTTGAAAACTGGTGCGGCAGAACAGAACAGTGCTCTTGCTGTTTTCCTGGTTGCAAGTGTTCTAGAGACCAAACATAGGCAACTTATGAAAGAGGCAAAGGGCCTAGATGATGTTGTACAG ATCTTGGGTGAAATATCTGGGAATTTGGATGCTAGAAAAGCATTAGATGAGGCATTGAAGGTTCATAAGAAGTACTTGAAACAG GCTAAAAAATCGTAG
- the LOC132610509 gene encoding large ribosomal subunit protein eL14 gives MPFKRFVEIGRVALINYGKDYGKLVVIVDVIDQNRALVDAPDMVRSQMNFKRLSLTDIKIDIKRIPKKKTLVEAMEAADVKTKWENSSWGRKLIVQKRRASLNDFDRFKLMLAKIKRAGVVRQELAKLKKTAA, from the exons ATG CCGTTCAAGAGGTTCGTGGAGATAGGAAGGGTAGCTCTAATCAACTACGGAAAGGACTATGGAAAGCTCGTTGTTATCGTCGACGTCATCGACCAAAATAGG GCTCTTGTTGATGCTCCGGACATGGTGAGGAGCCAGATGAACTTCAAGAGGCTTTCACTTACAGATATCAAAATTGACATCAAAAGAATCCCAAAGAAGAAGACCCTTGTCGAGGCAATGGAAGCTGCTG ATGTGAAGACCAAGTGGGAGAACAGTTCATGGGGAAGGAAGTTGATAGTGCAGAAGAGGAGGGCTTCACTTAACGATTTTGATAGGTTCAAGCTCATGTTAGCAAAGATTAAG AGAGCCGGAGTTGTGAGACAGGAGCTTGCAAAGCTTAAGAAGACCGCTGCTTGA